CCCCGTGCGTAAAAACCACGCATGTGAGACGTGCGGAAAGGCCTTTAGGGACGTTTACCACCTGAATCGCCACCGCCTCTCTCACTCGGACGAGAAGCCCTTCTCCTGCCCCATCTGCCAGCAGCGCTTCAAGAGGAAAGACCGCATGAGCCACCACGTCCGCTCCCACCAGGGCGGCGTGGAGAAGCCCTACGTCTGCCCCCACTGCGCCAAGGCCTTCTCAcggtcagacacacacacacacacacacacattgtctgCCTGAGGTTTAATACTTTTATACTTCTTagtacaaacaaacattttttgttgattttcaataACATAACAGGTCTGTTTAGAGGAAAACCGTGATAGACGTGTAAATATTTGTGACAATGTTAGTGATAGTTGGGATAATACTGAAGGCCACACCCTCTTTATCCCTTTGTTGTGGTGTCAGCACTCGTTAAACTACGTTCCAGCCAATGCTGATCGGCCAATACTAATCATATATTTTAGATAATACCGTGCAATTTGCTGTCTGTTTTATAACACAGTAAAATCCCCTTATAATGTGGCATAAAGAGACAGTCTggatcattttctttaaaatgaccCTATTATAGTGTCTCTAAAATTGACTTATGATTCGATATTGTTGACCGCCCAAATATCTCTCACATGCATGGAGCAGCTGCTGCTTTCTCTCTGGTTTGAATGTGCTAACGTTAGGTTAAAACCGGAAGCGGTGCTGGTAAAGCAAAATGTTCATGCAATGTTTTTGAATGCAAATGTGGTGCGAGTGTGTTTTTGCTTCAGGCAAATGACGAAAGAGGGCTGCcttacaaatgtgtttttactagtatcgtcagtacttaagcaacttttttttttttgattctGTGGCACTATTCATGCTTTTCATCCATTTCTAGTTATCAAAACTCTGAAAAATTAAACACTGTGAACATATTGTGAACATACCCTGGCCCAGCCATACCTAGTACATTGGCACTTCATCGTCCACTTAATTCCACACAGCACAGAATTAGATCTGTCTGTTATCTTCACAGACGCAGGGTCAAGTAAACAGAGTgtaagaaagaaacagaagctTGGAACTGGATCGAACTCATTTTAGCCAGTAACTGATTCATGAAAACATGCCTGTATTCAACTCCAATCCAGTGTGTCATATCAGGACATCCCtagctgttatttttttcttgattttattGAAATATATCAGTGAAAATGAAACACTCACagtcagagacacacacacacacacacacacacgctgctaCCGCAAGTTTAATACTTTGAAATACTTTTTAGTACAAAATACAACATTACCCACAAAAAGCaaagtgtccccaaacttttgactgagCATAATGCTAAGTAATAGAAAGATGGAAAGAATTGAAATATTGTGACAGAACTGTGATATTCAGTGTAGCTGTGATGTGTTGATAATGAAAGCCTGAAGCTCATCAtccttcactctttcttttttgtagCCCTGACCATCTCAACAGCCACGTCAGACAGGTCCATTCTTCAGAGCGACCTTTTAAATGCCCGGTACTGTGCCGTTATTTCATTCTACGTCCACATAAGCTGTTACAGGTTTATTAAAAACGTGATTAGCTGTCTTTGACGAAAACGGACATTCAGGATTTCCGTAATTTGTACATAACCTCCGTAACGATTTCTGTACCTTCGTAATTCTCTGTAACTACATGTTGTGTTAGGTTTGATTTTGTTGTTCCTCTCAGACGTGCGAGTCGAGCTTTGCCACGAAAGACCGCCTGCGCGCTCACATGATCCGGCACGAGGAGAAGGTGCCGTGTCACATTTGTGGCAAACTGCTGTCTGCCGCTTACATCACCGATCACATGAGGGTGCACAACCAATCACAGCATCATGCCTGCCACCTGTGTAACCGCAGTCAGTGTCCtgctcttgtttttctttctgatcTTTCACTTTATAAaccccttccctctctctgatCAGGCATACAGCAGAGATCTTGCATTCTATCTCTATTATTTAGagatattgttgttgttgttgttgttgttgttgttattattattactattattttctcttttaagcATATGTCATGAACAAAATGTACCTCAAAATCACATTTTAGAATCCTACTGTCTGATATGTCATTGTTATATATGCTGTTTCTCTGTTCATGTTTTGACATGAAGAATACGTTTTAGCTgctgtaatagtagtagtaataataataatgataataataataacaataatgatgatggcagcaataacaacaatagtAGTACCAGTagtatttataataattattgtactgcagtgttttattattagtagtagtccTCTTAAATACTAAATAGTACAAAATCATGTAATGTAAAACGTTCATATCATAAACAAACTTAAACCTGGcattttctgatcattttagtgcccacaaacttttgcactggCAACATTTGCGTTGGTTTTCCCCCAGTTTGTTGAATtcaccaaataaacagtaattgcgcCTTAAAACGTGTAGAAGCTTGTTCCTGATAGAGAGTGTAAAAAACCCAGTTgctgccaaaacttttgcataccgcTGAACTTTttccatgtatttatttttaaataaatgaatacatttccCAGTAAAGTgttgcaggaaggctgttcgtAGTTTGGTTTTGCTCATTTAAGTCCATTTTGTTGTTTGGCCACTTTCTAAAGCTCTGATTATGCAAGTAATTGTCAAGTAAATTGGGAGATTATTTGATACTAAAATATTACTAATATGATTGATGACATTAGCTCCAAAACTTTAGCATTAACAGCCCAGATGTTACAGGATTTGACCAGTTTAACCAGTTGTCTCTGCTCAAGGACAAATAACTACATGGTATTGTCGGTGTCTTGTTGAGTATCTGTCTGCTGTTCCTGGTACAGAGTGTTGTGACTATAGATTCAGGGCCACGTTCTGTAGGAGATAACTGCACATAAGAAGACAGAACTAACATACAAACTGAATGACTACACATACAAATAAGACCTCTGTGGATAGAAGGATAGTTGTGCTTAAAAGTCTGAGATTTATTCAGAATAATTAACGGCATCTCGCTTGTTCTCGCAGGCTTCACCACGCTGACGTACCTGCGCATCCATGCCCAGAAGCACCACGGTCAGGAGTGGAAGGAGAGCGGCGGCGGATTCGGCTCAGCTGGCGCCGGAGGTGTTCTGGTCTGTCAGCTCTGCGGCGTCCACTGCAAAACCCCCACGCAGCTGCAAGGCCACATGGGCACCCACAACCCGGCGCTGAGCGAACCAGTGCCAGTCAGCAGCAGCGCGGATGGCGTATCAGCCGGCACCGTGACCCTGAGCAGCATGACCCCCGCTCCCACTGTGTTTGTCAGTGGCAACACAGTGGTGGACCTGCTGGTCACCGACTGCTCCTGCATCGCCCAGCAGCCACAGAGCTAGTAACTGCAGGCTTgtaatacaaacacacacatacactggcCGTCAAAAGTTTAGAGATATCTTAATGTCTTTTgcagttcttcatttttcactgtTACTTCGCAGTGAAGTAGGAAATAAGTACCTGCTACAAGGCTCACGTCATGTAAGATAGAACTAAAAAAAGGGGGGTGGGTGATAAATGgtgtataaacatttaaaaatgtacaatttgTACACAGAAACAAAACTGTAATAACAGCCTATTTTTACTttatcatggttgtgatgtcacagacatttagccccacccattcctCTTGAAGTAATGTGGAGTGTTCCCACAGACAGTCTGTAGCAGAGTTATTGCCGAGGACAATGCGGGAAAAAACGATTAACCATTAAGGATCCACACATCTGAGAAGAGAGGATTTCAATCTGAAGTGTTTGTTCAGTACATTTCACCATGGGCTGCTTATTGAACAGGGCGCAGTCCAGGGCAGCCAGAGCTTGATTGCATGCAttagtcttaaagacacagtaagcGAAAATCTGATTAACTGAAAACTGTTAACAGAGGCTGTAAATGTTAATGGAGAAGTGAATTTATGACTGATCACAACTGCTAATCCTGTCAGATTCTGGTATGATGTCTTTCTTGGTATGAATAGCAGGttttgcaaaatattttttttttcttttttcaatctTTATTTGAAAAGCTGGAAGTTCTTGGGCTTCTGACGGCCAGTGTGCAATCCCACACAGTCGCATGTGCACTAAGCTAGCGAAGTGTGCGTTAAGTGTGTACCCTGATGATACATAGGACATGTTTATAAGAATGCTATATGCTATAACCCTCGCTCCCACAGACAGAACCACACTACTAGAGCAAATACTGTGAACAGAGCCATCATACAGCTAGCTGAGCAGCTCTCACAACAACCTACACAGACTACGCAGCTACTGTAGCAAATAATTGTCGCCTCAGTACGACACGTTATGCGCATAAACGTTATGCTTGTCTGTCTCCGCAGCAGACAAGCAGCTTAGGGATGTTATTGTCTCAGAATTGCCAAGGCAACATCGCTGGAAGGCCAGCATGAGGAGAGTGGAGATACCCTGTGTCTCAAATCGAGTACTGCTGTACAGGACTAGTTAATGTAAGTGCAAGTAGTTTATTTACAATAACAGTTAGATGGCACATGGCATATGTTTCTACCTGGATAAGGTACTAGAACCACCAGAAAATGAGGTCTGGAACGCTGTATGCAATCGCTGCACCCCAAAAGCTAGGCTGTAGCCAAagtaggctgcatttctagacTGCTGCTTCACTGAAGGCTGTTTCAGTCAAAATTATCCTTCGTttacagctcagagcgttcatcattggttccacagcactggatgatctccgaaatggcactgaaagagccgtgagtgcagcaaCACTCGACATGCCCAATCCAgtgtgggatgagtttgactgtggtgttgatgttgtccaTACAGTTGGAGGAGGTttagactgagaccttgtaaaattacataaacgATTTACAAttgaaatgaatcattttgaaattggatgaatctttttgaatcaccctgtgtgATTGGCCAGCATTAAAGGTAAATGTGATATCTAAAGGCCCAAAACATACTTTACGCAAGGATGTTAACGCAGACGCTTTGAGCAGCGCAGACAGGGTTTAGTGTGTAGTTGCGTTCAAAACCgtgtcacatcacattttataACACGACACAAGTGTAAGCTGCATTCTGAGCATTACAACATTACAGGCGCTATACCGAAGGCCATGCCTGTCCAAGCGGTCTCATACCACCAGCGTGTTTTCTCAACTGCTGCAGCAGACAAGAAGTTGAGTCTCATGCAAAGATGGCTTACGTGAACTTAAaacacatcgctgttgtcggaagaaaaccccttatctccaaaatggtaactgtccaggagaaggaaaaaacctacactactaagtcagtggaaccagacttttttccaaattgTATTAGGTCGCTTCTTTTAGTCTATTCATCGTGACATTTGCATACATTGTAAGGGGTATcaggttttttcaaattatgccaaaaactgaaaaattctgacaacagcaatatgttacGTTAGCGTATTTCCATTCCATTCCAGCTCACTCTCCTCTACTGTCCacgtttagctgttgaggctgttGGAATAATAGTAGATCCTCTCTGATTTGTCCTCTTCAATACTGTTTTAACCACCACAGTGACATAAGACTGCAGTTTGCACAGAAGGTCTGAGTGTTTGCAGTTGACACGCTGACATTTGTGTTCGCTTACTTGCGTGAAGTATGTTTCGGGCCTAGTTGTGctaattttgcaaaattggCAAAAAATTAGTAAAGCATGCCATACTCCATATCAGTATCTGTTTAAAAGGTTGCAGCTTGAATTCAGGGCGTGTTTTCAGTAAGTTAAACAGTTTTCATCTTGCAGGAGCAGCTTTTAGTTACAAATTAATGCTTTGCATCCGAGATTTCATTCGTTCTCTCGATCCTTCACATTAGCAGTGGTTTCCCCTTCATATTTTAATCGAACTTGTACAAAGCGGCCATGGTAGACTGTTCTGTTTTGAATTATTTAATACAAAAGAAGAGCCTTCATTGGACAGTTCTCGCTGCCACCTAACTTTTGGAATGCAGTTAGCGCGCACTAGTATGAAGCTGCAGTTTTAAACCTTGAAAGTTAAGAGTTTAAGATGTCTTTAATCTCCAAACTTTGAATTTCTGCAGAATCTCTTCTGCATTAGGCTGTTCGCAGGATTTCAGAATGTTATGACAGTAATTAGGCATGTTATAACCAAGTTTAGCATGCCAACCTGTCATACCCGTAGGCgtatttaaataacatgacaCATTTTATCCTGTATCTATTTTCTCCCCACGAGGAGAAAATAGATACATACgaaaatatttcaaaaccaATTTTGGACGAAACTGATCCAGGCTGTAGAGAACAAGGAACACGATTGTAGAGGCCGAAttgagacacagggagaacaaaAGGCTTTGAGATTGACTTCAGGGCAGTCAGAGACTTAATGATTTCAGTACCAAGTAGGAAAAAAATGCCACATTGCACTGTTGCACTGGctggttctctctctccgtatctttctttctcactttgtTGCTCGAAATCTCACTCGCTTTTCTTGCTGCAGGACTCTTTAACGATACTGTGATTGTGACTCTCTACTGTAGTTTTTCTGCTCTCTGTCCCAGTGACGACGATGGCTGTCTGTTTGACCATATAGACCCTCCCGTCGCCTCCACCACCGTCCCCTCCTCCCGCCATCCTCAAGATGCGCTCAGATTTTCCCCTGTTCCCTTAGCCATGAAGAAGGAAAACGAAGGGGTGCATAGTACATTAGCGACTGATGTTATTCTCTGATAAAGAGGCAATGTTCGTTATTATTATCAGTCTGATTTTGTAATTACATCCGATAATTATAACCAATAACTTCACCACCCTGATTTTAGCTTGGGTCTCATTGTGCTGCTGCTACACCAGTAAGGAAAAACTGTTAGAATCACTAAGCATTGTAAGAggctttggataaaagcatccaagaaatgaaacaaaatatacaataataaaaaatcataATCATTTACAGCTAAAGAACATTACTTTTGGCATTTTATCCTCTATGCCAGACTTAGTGGTAGCTACTGCATCCTGTGGTAATACATTTATCACGGTACATTTTCTCCTGAGTATCACTGGACTCTTTGAATTACGAAACCATTAGATGTGTCAAAGTTTTAGTATTGTAACATATGAGCTGCACACTGACCTGGTATCGTGAGACTgacctcaccaaaatacccTACACAAACAGGCAGGCTCTGTCCAGGGTGGTAGTTTAGAGGCTTGTGACAGGGTTAGGCTGCAGTTTGAGTAGCTGATGTTGGTAAATAAGTGTTGAAATTAATCTATTTCAACCCAAAcgttaagaaaagccatttagtcctttcaacaaaatcaaTTCATCCTGGGAGCCACAACaattcatgtccattttactgtCTTGGCTGGACATATGTCtctgtatgtgctgatgtactagtataggatgataaatataaatgaaaatgcacacactttgctctgctttaagctttagttcagctacagctgctttttctGTTCCGCTAGCCCCGCCTAgagttaatttacatatatttacatatggtTTCCGTTTTTATTCTGACACGTAGAGCACGTCCACGCCGAAAACTGAATCGCAAACGGCCaatttgctgttgatttattcattttgcattttcaccaaaaagggttcttttattgttacaaactGGATGCCATAGCAATAGAAGGACCCATTTGGGTGCGATagggaaccattttcaaaaaggttctatatagaacgatctacagcacgttcaccatcaatctgaacaagCATTTCATGAAGCAAAGACCCCATTAATCAGGCAAAGGATTCTTTGGGTCCTCATGGTTCTTTGGGGCCtcatgtatagaaccattttctttactaaagaacccttgaagcaccttcttttttaagagtgtagttaatgTTTGCTTTTCACTGAACTACACATTCTGTCCAAAACCACAGCACATCAATATTTCGTTCTCTGCACTTCATGTGTGGATTATAGTGTGAAATACAAAGAAATGTAGGTATTAATTATTGGTTGTAATTATCGGCTCAGAGATTCTGTGCAGGTGCATCCCTAAAGAAGAGCAAGATGAAAAGGGTGGGGTAGAGTTGGTGAAAAAAGCGAAGGATGGATGAGGGGATGCGGCGGTGAAAGCGTGAGGGTCGTGTGTAATGAATCCCTTCATAAGTCATTTTCCTCCAGAAATGAACCCCCCACTCCCCCatcacacatgcatacaaacaCATGCTGAAGTATGAGCACTGCTTTGGGAAAGAGAGTTTGTGGTAGTTTGTACTGTAGGCAGATTGGAAAACTGTATCTAGAACTTTAGACCAGAAACATGCCTAACTCAAGCACACGATTGCAAACGACAAGGCTCGGTCAACATGCTGCAAGCAGTTGAGTACAAACCAGAAAGCAGGTGTTAATTAATGCACCAATAAGTGTCGACGGTTCAAGAGCATCTGCTGCTTTATGGGACGCATAGATGAAAAAGAGATTTATGGTTATTATCATTAACCATATGAGCCCGACAAGCTCACTGCCTGACCAGAAACAatcatctgaatttacatgcacaaatcgtaaggcaaaatattcagtaaatacattaaataaatgtaaattttggggtgtttttttgtgtaaatcTCCACTCGAATGAAcataatgtgttttatgatttcACATATTGccatatgcttacaatttactgctgaaagccaaaaatctcagatgctctttgtgttattttataaaagtaatgtttacagagcagatcacttaagagacgccatctgtttatagtttatagcccagatttggggaaaaatggcttgactttcagcagaaaaacaaactgagttcagcttcatttattataagggtttaaaatgacatcaccatctattagactggagagaagagttacagcctcatatggcgcccagcttctgaatgtagcttctgaaatatgaaagctatgaagaatatgacacgTTTTGGAACCAACTGTGGTTCCACGGAGTTAAAGATTAAAACTGCCACTAGAGGATTTGCATCCCCTACACGCCATTTTTAGCAACagtaaagtcatttttattaagCCACTTCACGTGCAGCAtgttttctgtcactgtgtAATACATGTAATACATACACGAGGCatcctttattgttggatgcccaagtttttttgttttttttttgagcaagCGCATGGGCTCACTCAGTGCAGTTCAGATCTGAAAGTTTATTACTGATTCGTTTGATCAGTTTTGCTATTGATGTGTAACTTATTCCTATTTCTATATTTTCTTgttcaaaaataatttgaaattattGTAAAGTCACGCTATTAATGTAAAAGGAGTTTGGAAAACGGCAGAAATACCCACCGTTTTGCATCGcctttaaactgaaaacaaaaactagTA
This portion of the Pygocentrus nattereri isolate fPygNat1 chromosome 13, fPygNat1.pri, whole genome shotgun sequence genome encodes:
- the maz gene encoding myc-associated zinc finger protein, whose product is MDAAWSNFLFQTTAGQTQVDGSLQSELLPQSPATEHLAPPSTVDTAALSEDPVPVKPPSRPARVAHICSICSKQFKNSYNLRRHQSVHTGVRMKSGAAQNQEGGAKEAVEHPTVPLSLLQLSMPEQHAPTLPPPAVLPDPLSQPLLTQDTNDSAMVSVASTVTALPPAAVVVMATAEPVQQRPVNPNPVRKNHACETCGKAFRDVYHLNRHRLSHSDEKPFSCPICQQRFKRKDRMSHHVRSHQGGVEKPYVCPHCAKAFSRPDHLNSHVRQVHSSERPFKCPTCESSFATKDRLRAHMIRHEEKVPCHICGKLLSAAYITDHMRVHNQSQHHACHLCNRSFTTLTYLRIHAQKHHGQEWKESGGGFGSAGAGGVLVCQLCGVHCKTPTQLQGHMGTHNPALSEPVPVSSSADGVSAGTVTLSSMTPAPTVFVSGNTVVDLLVTDCSCIAQQPQS